The following proteins come from a genomic window of Flavobacterium crocinum:
- a CDS encoding 2-hydroxyacid dehydrogenase, producing MNKIAFFSTQPYDKTFFNKYNADFGFQLDFFETQLNPQTVALIEECEIVCVFVNDIVNETVIKQLAEKNVKIIALRCAGFNNVDLEAAKKYNIKVCRVPAYSPQAVAEHAMAMILTLNRKTHKAYNRVREQNFSLNGLLGFDLFGKTIGIIGTGNIGKAFSKIALGFGCKVLAYDIVESEEMKKDGVSFVGLEEIFKSGDIISLHCPLNDQTKHVINKTSISFMKDSVMIINTSRGGLIETASVIEGLKEGKIGYLGIDVYEQEEKLFFRDLSADIIQDDAIQRLMSFPNVLVTAHQAFFTNEALTQIALVTFNNIKSLLAKNDIKNKAALLV from the coding sequence ATGAATAAAATAGCCTTCTTTTCTACGCAGCCTTACGATAAAACATTCTTTAATAAATATAATGCAGATTTTGGCTTTCAACTAGATTTCTTTGAAACACAATTAAATCCGCAGACTGTGGCTTTAATTGAAGAATGCGAAATTGTTTGTGTTTTTGTAAATGATATTGTAAACGAAACAGTTATCAAACAATTAGCAGAAAAAAATGTAAAAATCATTGCTTTACGTTGTGCCGGTTTTAATAATGTAGATTTAGAAGCTGCAAAAAAATACAATATAAAAGTCTGCCGTGTTCCTGCATATTCTCCGCAGGCAGTTGCAGAACATGCGATGGCTATGATTTTGACTTTAAACAGAAAAACACATAAAGCGTACAACAGAGTTCGTGAACAAAATTTTTCTTTAAACGGATTATTAGGTTTTGATTTATTCGGAAAAACAATTGGAATTATTGGAACGGGAAATATCGGAAAAGCATTTTCTAAAATTGCATTAGGTTTTGGCTGTAAAGTCCTGGCTTATGATATTGTAGAAAGCGAAGAAATGAAAAAAGACGGCGTTTCTTTTGTTGGTTTAGAAGAGATTTTTAAATCAGGTGATATTATTTCGCTTCATTGTCCATTGAATGATCAAACGAAACATGTGATTAATAAAACTTCCATTTCTTTTATGAAAGATAGTGTTATGATTATCAACACAAGTCGGGGCGGATTAATCGAAACTGCATCAGTTATTGAAGGTTTGAAAGAAGGAAAAATAGGTTATTTAGGAATCGATGTTTACGAACAGGAAGAAAAACTATTCTTCAGAGATTTATCAGCAGATATTATTCAGGATGATGCGATTCAGCGTTTAATGAGTTTTCCAAATGTTTTGGTAACGGCACACCAGGCATTTTTTACCAATGAAGCTTTGACGCAGATTGCTTTAGTGACTTTTAATAATATTAAATCATTGTTGGCGAAAAACGATATCAAAAATAAGGCGGCGTTGTTAGTGTAA
- the lysS gene encoding lysine--tRNA ligase, producing the protein MALSEQEIIRREKLQSLRSLGINPYPANLFPVNHTSKQIKESFEEGKKVIVAGRLMSVRDQGKACFAELQDSEGRIQLYVNRDVLCEGDDKTLYNQVFKKLTDLGDFIGIEGELFTTQVGAKCIRVNGFTFLSKTLRPLPLPKVDEEGNVHDAFNDAELRYRMRYVDLTVNPQVKETFLKRTKLFTAMREYFNNAGYLEVDTPVLQSIPGGASARPFITHHNSLDIPLYMRIANELYLKRLIVGGFEGVYEFSRNFRNEGMDRTHNPEFTAMEIYVAYKDYNWMMDFAEGLLEHCAIAVNGTSEVTFGEHKINFKAPYARVTMTDSIKHFTGFDISGKTEQELFEAARGMGIEVDETMGKGKLIDEIFGAKCEGNYIQPTFITDYPKEMSPLCKEHRDNPDLTERFELMVCGKEIANAYSELNDPIDQRERFEDQMRLSEKGDDEANGIIDEDFLRALEYGMPPTSGMGIGMDRLIMYLTNNASIQEVLLFPQMRPEKKQAQIELSDEEKFIIDLLTKNENRMDLTQLKITANLSGKKWDASMKNLSKHGLTKVVVDGEFKFVELVG; encoded by the coding sequence ATGGCATTATCAGAACAAGAAATCATCCGAAGAGAAAAACTTCAAAGCTTACGAAGCTTAGGAATCAATCCGTATCCCGCAAATCTTTTTCCTGTAAATCATACTTCTAAACAGATAAAGGAATCTTTTGAAGAGGGTAAGAAGGTTATCGTAGCTGGTCGTTTGATGAGTGTTAGAGATCAAGGTAAAGCTTGTTTTGCTGAATTACAAGACAGTGAAGGACGTATTCAATTGTACGTAAATCGCGATGTTTTGTGTGAAGGCGATGATAAAACATTATACAACCAAGTATTCAAAAAACTTACTGACTTAGGTGACTTTATTGGTATTGAAGGTGAATTGTTTACGACTCAGGTTGGTGCAAAATGTATTCGTGTTAATGGTTTTACTTTCTTAAGCAAAACATTACGTCCGCTTCCGTTGCCAAAAGTTGACGAAGAAGGAAATGTACACGATGCTTTCAACGATGCTGAATTACGTTACAGAATGCGTTACGTAGATTTGACAGTAAACCCACAGGTTAAAGAAACTTTCCTTAAGAGAACTAAATTGTTCACTGCGATGAGAGAGTATTTTAACAATGCTGGATATCTTGAAGTAGATACTCCGGTTTTACAATCCATTCCTGGTGGTGCTTCGGCAAGACCATTTATCACGCATCATAACTCGCTTGATATTCCGCTTTATATGCGTATTGCAAATGAGTTATACTTAAAAAGATTAATTGTTGGTGGATTTGAAGGTGTTTATGAGTTCTCTCGAAACTTCCGTAACGAAGGTATGGACAGAACGCATAATCCTGAATTTACTGCAATGGAAATATATGTAGCCTACAAAGACTACAACTGGATGATGGATTTTGCTGAAGGTTTGCTTGAACATTGCGCGATTGCTGTAAATGGCACAAGCGAAGTTACTTTTGGCGAACACAAAATCAACTTTAAAGCGCCTTACGCTCGTGTAACAATGACTGATTCTATCAAACATTTTACTGGTTTTGATATTTCCGGAAAAACAGAACAAGAATTGTTTGAAGCTGCAAGAGGAATGGGAATCGAGGTTGACGAAACAATGGGTAAAGGAAAATTGATTGATGAGATTTTTGGAGCAAAATGTGAAGGAAATTATATTCAGCCAACTTTCATTACAGATTATCCAAAAGAAATGTCTCCGCTTTGTAAAGAGCACCGCGATAATCCGGATTTGACGGAACGTTTTGAATTAATGGTTTGTGGTAAAGAAATCGCAAATGCTTATTCTGAATTAAATGACCCGATTGATCAAAGAGAGCGTTTTGAAGATCAAATGCGTCTTTCTGAAAAAGGTGATGATGAAGCAAACGGAATTATCGATGAAGATTTCTTAAGAGCTCTTGAATACGGTATGCCTCCAACTTCCGGAATGGGAATTGGAATGGATCGTTTGATTATGTATTTAACAAACAACGCTTCGATTCAGGAAGTTTTATTGTTTCCTCAAATGCGTCCGGAGAAAAAACAAGCTCAGATCGAACTTTCTGATGAAGAAAAATTCATCATTGACTTGCTTACAAAAAATGAAAATAGAATGGATTTAACGCAACTAAAAATTACAGCTAACTTAAGCGGTAAAAAATGGGATGCTTCCATGAAAAACTTATCTAAACACGGTTTAACTAAAGTTGTTGTTGACGGTGAGTTTAAATTTGTGGAATTGGTGGGGTAA